TGCACCAGCGCCGAGAGGTCCCGGCCGTTGTTCGTCGCCGGGAAGACCGTGTAGCGCGGTTCGTCGTAGTCCTTCCAGTCGACCGCGGCGTGGCCCCCGTCGGCCACCTGCCCGCCCGCGCGGGCCATCGAGCAGAAGACCTCCGTGTACGGCTTGTGCCGGAACCGCTCCAGCCGGTCGTCTTCCAGATAGACGACGCGGTCGGCACCGTACTCGATCACCTGCTCGGTGAGGGCGCTCACGGAGTCGCCGATCAGGACGGCGACCACGTCCTCGGGCTCGCCGTCCTCGTCCCCGCCGTAATGATCGTTGTAGTCGTCCATCAGCCGGCGCGCCTTGCCGAGCATCTCCCTCGACACGTCGATGAGTTCGCCGTGCTGGGTCTCGCAGTAGACCCACATGTCCCGATACTCGGCGTCCTCCAGGGACTCGACCCACTGCTTGTCTGCGGTCGGGTGGTCCAGATCGGGATGTTTCTCCTCGGGGGGCACGTACTCCAGCTGTTCGCCCTCCTCGTCGTCGCTGCCCTCGATGGACTCGATGCGGTCCTCGATCTGGCCCTTGGCGGTCTTGCGGTCCTGGCCGTCCCGCTCGCGCTCCAGCATGTCCCGGAGCACGTCGGCGTCGTCGACGTCGCGCACGAGGTTCGCGATATCCGCGACGGTCAGATCGGACAGGTCGACCGACTCGGGGTCGCCCTCCTTGTCGTCCGCTTCGAGCTTCTCGATCCGACTCTCGACGAGCGTCTTCACCGGCGCGCGGTCCTCGCCTTCTGCCTCCAGTTCGAGCATCTCGCGCAGCTCGTCGGCGTCGTCGATGTCCTTGATCTTCGGGCCCAGTTCGGCGATCTCGTGCTCTCTGGGGTCTATCTCCGGCACAGTCAGTCACCCCCCGCGTACGGCGCGAGTTCCTCAACGACGCCCTCCATGGCCGCGTCGTCGTCGGGGTCGACCACGGTGGCCTCGCGCTCGGAGGGGGCCTTCGGGATCGGGTCGACGCCGGCGACGATGGTGGGCGAACCGTCGAGGCCGATGTAGTCGGGGTCGAGGTTCAGCGCCTCGTGGTTCCACATCGTGAACCGGTCCCAGTCCGTGGGGTCGAGATCGGTGTCGTCGTCGAGGTACTCGCCGAACTCGTCGGCCCGGTCCCGTGTCGTCTCGCGCAGGTCCTTGTGCTTCAGCCGGTGGTCGGCCCGGCGGTAGGTCGGTTCGAACTCGGGGTCGGCGACGACGAACGCCGGCAGCGGCGCCTCGACCGTCTCGATCTCCTCCACGTCGCCCTCGACGAGACGCTTCGCCCTGAGCGTCTCCTCCGCCTCGTCGATGTCGAGCGAGATGACGTGAGTCAGCAGCGGCATGTCGAGACACCACTCGGTCTGGGGACCGGTGTGACCGGTCTCCCCGTCGGCGGTCTTGAAGCCCGCGAACACCAGGTCCGGCGGGTCGTCGAGCTTCTGGATGCCCGTGGCGACGGTCATCGCCGTCGCCCACGTGTCGGCGGCGCCCATCTCCCGGTCCGAGAGCAGATACAGGTCGTCGGCGTACACGTCCCGCATCCCCTCCTGCAGGACCTCCATGTAGCCCGGCGGCCCCATGCTCATCAGCGAGACGCTCCCCTCGTTGCGGACTTTCGTCTGCAGTGCCGCCCTGAGCGCGTGTCTGTCGTTCGGGTTCATCACCGTCGGCGTCTTCCCCCGCTCCAGGTGGCCGTCCTCGTCGAAGGAAACCTGGCCCTCCCTGAAGTCGGGGACGCCTTTCGTTAGTACGACGCTGTGCATGTGTATATCACACATTGGTAGCCGAAGGGACAATGGGTAAGTTTTTCGTCCATCGAAACCACCGGATCCGGTATGCGTCCCGGGATCGAGATCGGATCGCGGAGGCGCGACCGTTCGGGTCGCCTACCGGCGGGATCGACGCCGGAGTCGCGACTATGCGAAGAACGACCGGTAAAAACGCGGGACGTGACGGTGGCCGGCCACCGAACCGGGTCGCGTCAGATGCGGCCGGCGCGGCCGGGGTCGACGTCGATGGCGTCGACGGGGCAGACGTCGACACAGAGCATGCAGTCGATGCACTGGTCCTCGTGGGCGGGGTCGGCCTTGATCTCGCTCTCGGGGTGGTCGGGCGTGTCGACCCACTCGAAGACGTCGACGGGGCAGTCCTCCAGGCAGGCGCCGTCGGCCAGACAGATGTCGAAGTCGACGGCCACGTGCGTGCCGTGGATACCCAGCGTCTCCGGTTCCTCGACCGGTCCCCAGACGTTGTGCCCGTCGTGTTCCTCGGCGATATCGCGGTTGTTCTCGAACTCCGGATCGATGGCCATGGCTACCTAGGTTCACCGCCCGGGCCACCGTAAACCTTGCTCCCGTCGAACCGCACGACGCCGCCGGATTCGAGTGCGAGCGGCCCCGAACGGCGACTCGGAGGCGGTGTCCGCCACCGCGGCCCCCGGTCGGTCGCGTCCGACGGACCGCCGTCAGGTCTCGGGCGAGGTGAGGATGGTGTTGGTGACGAGCCTGACGATCGCTCGCCGGAGCCGTTCGGTGACCGCCTGGTCGGAGATACCGAGTTGCTCGGCCAGTTCGACCGTCGTGCAGTCGCGGGGGATGTCGTAGTACCCCTCCTCGACGGCGAGGACGATCGCCTCGCGCTGGCGCTCGGTCAGCCCGAACCAGGGGCCCAGATCGGGTTTGCTCGGGTTGTAGACGCGGATGACCTCGAAGCCGATGTCGCACTCGCGACAGCGCTCCTGAAAGGCCGACATCGCGTCGTGGGAGGGAAAGCGCAGCTCGAACCGCCAGGAGTCGCCGGTTCCGGTCGCGTTGAGGATGTAGGCGTTGACCGTCCGAACGGCCCGAAAGACGGCGTCGTTCTCGACCGACCACTCGAAGGTGTAGAGCACGCGGTCGTCGTAGGTGTCGATCTGGACGAGGTCGTCGACCGACGAGGCCGCGAAGACGGTCTCCTCGAACGCCTCGAAGTCAGCACCGTAGACCCAGAAGAAGGGGACCGCCCGCTCGCCGGTCGGGACGAGCGACTCCAGTTCGACCGTCCCCGAATCAGACACGTCCATGATACGTCCCAGCTCGAACTCCGTCGCGGGAATGCTAATCTCGGCGATGACGCTCATATAGACAACGCTTCCGTGTTACACGGCCCGCCCGAAAGCCAATGAGCATGACACATCATGCAGCGTTATCGTTTCTGAATACGCTCGTGTCTGTGGAAATAACTGACGGAGACATCGACCAAGACCGGGTCTCTGAAGACTGGGTCTCTGAATCGAACGTTTCCGCGGTGACCGCGGGCGGCGTCGGCCCCGCCGCCCGCTCGAACTCTCAGGAATGAGTGTAGTAGGCGACGGCGGGGTCGCTGTCGAGGTCGTCGAGACGGGCGAAGCCGACGCGCTCGAACTGGACCAGGTCGTCGGCCCCGTAGTCGAGGACGCCGGGCTCGGCGACGCCGGTCACGTCGCCGTCCATCGTCCGCAAGCGCAGTCGCGGCCCCGCTGCGGGCGCCCAGTGGACCACGTCAACGCCGCCCTCGCGGACCACGTCCAGGTCGTCGCCCGTCGCGACGAGCTCGTCGCCCTCGTAGCGGACGCAACCGTATCCCTTCAGCCAGACGCGCTCGCCGTCGGCCGGCAGGTCCGCCGTCTCGACCACCACGCCGCCCTCGACGGGGATCGAGCGCCGACCGCGGTCCTCGTGGTTGGGGTGGACGAGCGGCTCGCCCGCGTCGGGACCGCCCGAGACCGGTAGTTCGACGCTCCCCTCGGTTCCCGGCCCCTCGTCGCGGACGAAGAAGGCGCGGTCGGTCTCCTCGTCGACCAGCTCGCGGTTGTTCGCGTAGACCGACGACATCGCCAGGTCGACGTTCGACGAGGAGGTCCCGAGTTCGACCATCGCGTCGACGATGGCCTCGCCGCGGATCCCCCGTCGGCGCAGGCTCGCGATGGTGGGCGCCCGCGGGTCGTCCCACCCCGTCAGCTCGCCCGCTTCGATCCGCTCGATGATGGTCGAGGTGCTCATCGGCACGTCGTAGGCGTCGATCTGGACGTGGCCCCAGTGGACGACCTCGGGGTACTCCCAGCCGAAGTAGTCGTAGACGAACGCCTGCCGTTTCGCCGAGTCCTGCAGGTCGATCCCGCGGACGATGTGGGTGATACCCGTGAGGTGGTCGTCGATCCCGCTCTGGAAGTCCAGCATGGGCCAACAGCGGTACTCGGCGGCGTCCTCGCGCGGGTGTGGCGTGTCGATCATCCGGAAGGCGACGAAGTCCCGCAGCGCGGGGTTCTTGTGGTCGATGTCGGTCTTGACCCGCAGGACCATCTCCCCGCTGTCGAAGTCGCCATCGACCATCGCGTCGAACTCATCGTGGACCGTCTCGGGGTCCTTGTCGCGGTGGGGGCAGGGCTCCGCCGAGTTCTTCAGCTCAGAGAACTCCGCTCCGGGGCAGGAACAGGTGTAGGCCCCACCGAGGTCGATCAGTTCCCGCGCGTGGTCGTAGTAGACGTCGACCCGGTCGCTGGCCTTGATCACCTCGTCCGGTTCGAACCCGAGGTAGTCGACGGCGTCGAGGATCTCGTCGTAGGCGTCCAGATCGGGTCGCTTCGTCTCGGGGTCGGTGTCGTCGAATCGGCAGAGCATCCAGCCGTCGTAGATGTCCTTGTACGTCCCGATGACGGCGGGCATCCGGGCGCTCCCGAGATGCCACGGCCCGTTGGGGTTCGGGGCGAGGCGCATCCGCACCTCGTCGTACTCGTCGACGTTGGGCAGGTCCGGGAGGGCCTGGTCGTCCTCCTCGTCTTCCGCTTCCAGTTCCTCGACGCGCTCGGGGGCGAGTTCCGCGAGTCGCTCGCGTTTCTCGCCGGCGTCCATCCCGTTGACCCGCTCGACGACCGGCGCGACCACGCCGGCCATCTCGTCGCCGTGCTCGCGGAACTCGGGGTTCTGTCCCATCAGCGGCCCCATGATGGCGCCGACCTGCGCGTCGCTGTCGTGTTTCAGCGCGTTGTAGAGGGCATTGACCTCGGCGGCCTCCTCGGCCTGCTCGCGTACGTCGTCGTCCATTGGGAGTGGATTCAGGCCCCCGCGTAAAAACCGCGTTGGGTTCGACCCGGTCAGTACTCGCGCTCGATGAGGTAGTCGGCGATGTCCTCCAGCCGGGCGCGGGCCTCGTTGTCGGGGAGGACCCGGAGGTTGTCCTTCCCGCTGGCGATGAGGTCCCGGGCGGTCTCGCGGGCGTACCGGATCGATCCCGCCTCGCGCAGGCGGTCGACGGCGGCTTCGATCTCGGCCTCGTCGACGGCCTCGACGGAGTCGGTCTCGACGAGGTCGTCCACGTCGACGCCCTGTTCGCGAGCGTGAAGCGTGATCAGCGTCTGCTTGCCCTCGACCAGGTCCGAGCCGCGCTGTTTGCCCAGCTTCTCGCTGGGCGTCGTCAGGTCCAGCAGGTCGTCCTGAATCTGGAAGGCGCGGCCCACGTCGAGGCCGTAGCCGTGCAGCGAGTCGACGGCCTCGTCGTCGGCGCCGACGAGCATGGCCGGGATGGCCGCGCTGGCCGCGTACAGCACGGCGGTCTTGAGTTCGACCATCTCGAGGTACTCGTCGGTGGCGACGGCGTCGCGGGACTCGAAGTCGATGTCCAGCGACTGCCCCTC
The window above is part of the Halosimplex rubrum genome. Proteins encoded here:
- a CDS encoding 4Fe-4S dicluster domain-containing protein: MAIDPEFENNRDIAEEHDGHNVWGPVEEPETLGIHGTHVAVDFDICLADGACLEDCPVDVFEWVDTPDHPESEIKADPAHEDQCIDCMLCVDVCPVDAIDVDPGRAGRI
- a CDS encoding helix-turn-helix domain-containing protein; the encoded protein is MSVIAEISIPATEFELGRIMDVSDSGTVELESLVPTGERAVPFFWVYGADFEAFEETVFAASSVDDLVQIDTYDDRVLYTFEWSVENDAVFRAVRTVNAYILNATGTGDSWRFELRFPSHDAMSAFQERCRECDIGFEVIRVYNPSKPDLGPWFGLTERQREAIVLAVEEGYYDIPRDCTTVELAEQLGISDQAVTERLRRAIVRLVTNTILTSPET
- a CDS encoding electron transfer flavoprotein subunit alpha/FixB family protein, encoding MPEIDPREHEIAELGPKIKDIDDADELREMLELEAEGEDRAPVKTLVESRIEKLEADDKEGDPESVDLSDLTVADIANLVRDVDDADVLRDMLERERDGQDRKTAKGQIEDRIESIEGSDDEEGEQLEYVPPEEKHPDLDHPTADKQWVESLEDAEYRDMWVYCETQHGELIDVSREMLGKARRLMDDYNDHYGGDEDGEPEDVVAVLIGDSVSALTEQVIEYGADRVVYLEDDRLERFRHKPYTEVFCSMARAGGQVADGGHAAVDWKDYDEPRYTVFPATNNGRDLSALVQGELDSGLASDCSGLYIEEAMISNPAKTGKPGDSKEFERILHMKRPDFSGFEYSTILCIDKPFRDFHPQGASVIPGSFEIPEADPEREGEIVEYEMDLDDDWFGVEVTEFDTLDSGIDLTGHDVVVAMGRGIGDSPTEGIELGLDLVDAFDDAAFGLSRGVITSSYNFEGHVESYVGEDRQIGESGQVVEPDVYVAAGISGAIQHKVGMDESDTIVAINTDPDADIRGFSDYYIEGDLFEVLPRLTEAVEAGELATAVAEASDD
- a CDS encoding electron transfer flavoprotein subunit beta/FixA family protein; its protein translation is MHSVVLTKGVPDFREGQVSFDEDGHLERGKTPTVMNPNDRHALRAALQTKVRNEGSVSLMSMGPPGYMEVLQEGMRDVYADDLYLLSDREMGAADTWATAMTVATGIQKLDDPPDLVFAGFKTADGETGHTGPQTEWCLDMPLLTHVISLDIDEAEETLRAKRLVEGDVEEIETVEAPLPAFVVADPEFEPTYRRADHRLKHKDLRETTRDRADEFGEYLDDDTDLDPTDWDRFTMWNHEALNLDPDYIGLDGSPTIVAGVDPIPKAPSEREATVVDPDDDAAMEGVVEELAPYAGGD
- a CDS encoding glutamate--tRNA ligase, whose product is MDDDVREQAEEAAEVNALYNALKHDSDAQVGAIMGPLMGQNPEFREHGDEMAGVVAPVVERVNGMDAGEKRERLAELAPERVEELEAEDEEDDQALPDLPNVDEYDEVRMRLAPNPNGPWHLGSARMPAVIGTYKDIYDGWMLCRFDDTDPETKRPDLDAYDEILDAVDYLGFEPDEVIKASDRVDVYYDHARELIDLGGAYTCSCPGAEFSELKNSAEPCPHRDKDPETVHDEFDAMVDGDFDSGEMVLRVKTDIDHKNPALRDFVAFRMIDTPHPREDAAEYRCWPMLDFQSGIDDHLTGITHIVRGIDLQDSAKRQAFVYDYFGWEYPEVVHWGHVQIDAYDVPMSTSTIIERIEAGELTGWDDPRAPTIASLRRRGIRGEAIVDAMVELGTSSSNVDLAMSSVYANNRELVDEETDRAFFVRDEGPGTEGSVELPVSGGPDAGEPLVHPNHEDRGRRSIPVEGGVVVETADLPADGERVWLKGYGCVRYEGDELVATGDDLDVVREGGVDVVHWAPAAGPRLRLRTMDGDVTGVAEPGVLDYGADDLVQFERVGFARLDDLDSDPAVAYYTHS
- the idsA3 gene encoding geranylfarnesyl diphosphate synthase; translation: MSRQSQAAVERAIVARRERVNQAVPEELPVDEPERLYEAARYLLDAGGKRLRPTVVLLVAESLADVDADPETADYRSFPAEGGSVDVLKAAVSVEVIQSFTLIHDDIMDDDDLRRGVPSVHREYDLSTAILAGDTLYSKAFQYLVETGAAPERTNAALMELATTCTQICEGQSLDIDFESRDAVATDEYLEMVELKTAVLYAASAAIPAMLVGADDEAVDSLHGYGLDVGRAFQIQDDLLDLTTPSEKLGKQRGSDLVEGKQTLITLHAREQGVDVDDLVETDSVEAVDEAEIEAAVDRLREAGSIRYARETARDLIASGKDNLRVLPDNEARARLEDIADYLIEREY